A section of the Oryzias latipes chromosome 10, ASM223467v1 genome encodes:
- the LOC111948000 gene encoding protocadherin gamma-A5-like, whose amino-acid sequence MDLISRKLMVKWQVNALMLIFLLATAHCQIRYSVPEEMRKGSFVGNVAEDLGMDAKRLKLGGARIVSSEHSAYVKLDADKGNLLVGEKIDREQLCGQTSPCSLNFEMILTNPMQLHSIVVEVLDVNDNAPSFHEKEMRVEILESALPGTQILQVSATDPDVGINALSGYTLHPVTPFNIKVLSSPNGHKYAQLYLSGALDREKEETLLLTLTATDGGDPQRSGVMKIHVRVRDTNDNAPVFAQQIFKASVKENMPKGKLIVRLSATDADEGMNGRITYHFNRMSRDVAEFFSLDENSGDLTVNSAIDYENDKIFEIGVQAKDQGGQSTSTNVIIEVVDVNDNAPLITLTSLSSTIPEDSPIGATVAIIHVKDIDSGKNGKVDCSVNANIPFIIQTSLKNYFTLVTNGVLNRESVPEYNITFTAVDEGSPALSTNKTISFKVSDVNDNAPIFESSFYDADVVENNSPGLSVFSVKANDADFGQNARVSYFLIDSELNGSPSSSYVSINAESGVIQAVRSFDYEQIKTVTFYVKAQDGGSPPLSSNTTVRLTILDQNDNPPQVLYPVQTAGSVVAEMVPRSADVGYLVTKVVAVDVDSGQNAWLSYKLQKAIDRALFEVGSQNGEIRTVRQVTEKDLLKQRLTVIVEDNGQPSRSATVIVNVAVADSFPEVLSEFTDFPHDKDYNDNLTFYLVLALAVVSFLFITCLVVIISVKIYRWRQSRILYHSSLPVIPYYPPRYSDTLGTGTLPHTYNYEVCRTTDSRKSDCKFGRAGSQNVLIMDPSSTGTMQRLQSEKSILDEPDSPLEVSCFVPNFEMI is encoded by the coding sequence ATGGATCTGATCAGCAGAAAACTGATGGTTAAATGGCAAGTAAATGCCTTGATGCTTATTTTTCTCCTTGCGACGGCCCATTGCCAGATCCGATATTCTGTTCCCGAGGAGATGAGGAAGGGGTCTTTCGTGGGGAATGTTGCCGAAGATTTGGGAATGGATGCGAAAAGATTGAAATTAGGTGGTGCCCGAATTGTAAGCAGCGAGCACAGCGCATATGTTAAACTAGATGCAGACAAAGGGAACCTGCTCGTGGGAGAAAAAATAGATCGAGAGCAGCTCTGTGGGCAAACATCGCCTTGTAGTTtgaattttgaaatgattttgacCAATCCAATGCAATTACACAGCATTGTAGTAGAAGTCCTAGATGTTAACGATAATGCTCCGTCTtttcatgaaaaagaaatgcGCGTAGAAATCCTAGAGTCCGCTCTCCCAGGAACCCAAATATTGCAAGTTAGCGCAACGGATCCTGACGTCGGTATTAACGCTTTGAGTGGTTACACATTGCATCCTGTAACACCCTTTAATATTAAAGTGCTTTCAAGCCCAAACGGTCATAAATATGCCCAGCTTTATCTTTCTGGGGCTTTAGATCGAGAGAAAGAAGAAACGCTGCTTCTTACGCTCACCGCCACTGACGGGGGAGACCCGCAACGCTCAGGCGTTATGAAAATACACGTCAGAGTGAGGGACACAAACGACAACGCCCCTGTTTTTGCGCAGCAAATCTTTAAGGCGTCAGTTAAAGAAAATATGCCAAAAGGAAAATTAATAGTGAGACTGAGCGCAACAGACGCGGATGAAGGCATGAACGGCCGCATTACGTATCACTTTAATCGGATGTCTCGTGACGTTGCTGAGTTTTTCAGTCTGGATGAAAACAGCGGAGATTTAACTGTGAACAGCGCAATTGATTATGAGAATGACAAAATATTTGAGATTGGCGTGCAGGCAAAAGATCAGGGTGGGCAAAGCACTTCCACAAATGTAATAATTGAGGTTGTGGATGTAAATGATAATGCGCCCCTGATCACACTAACATCATTATCTAGCACAATCCCTGAAGACTCACCTATAGGGGCTACTGTAGCAATAATCCATGTTAAAGACATTGATTCGGGCAAAAATGGTAAAGTAGACTGTTCAGTTAACGCAAATATACCTTTCATAATACAGACATCTCTGAAGAATTATTTTACTCTGGTCACAAATGGTGTCCTCAATAGAGAGAGTGTCCCGGAATATAACATCACTTTCACAGCTGTGGATGAGGGGAGTCCTGCTCTCtccacaaataaaacaatatctTTCAAAGTATCTGACGTAAATGATAACGCCCCCATATTTGAATCGAGTTTTTATGACGCAGATGTTGTGGAGAATAATTCTCCAGGATTATCTGTGTTTTCAGTGAAAGCAAATGATGCAGATTTTGGACAAAATGCGCGGGTGTCTTACTTTCTAATTGATTCAGAGTTAAATGGCAGCCCTAGTTCATCCTATGTATCTATAAATGCAGAAAGTGGAGTCATTCAAGCAGTTCGATCATTTGACTATGAGCAGATCAAAACTGTAACTTTCTATGTGAAAGCTCAGGATGGGGGGTCCCCTCCTTTGAGCAGTAACACCACTGTTAGATTAACTATTTTGGACCAGAACGATAACCCGCCTCAGGTTCTGTATCCGGTCCAGACTGCTGGCTCTGTGGTGGCTGAAATGGTGCCTCGTTCAGCTGATGTGGGCTACCTGGTGACTAAAGTGGTGGCTGTTGATGTGGACTCTGGACAGAACGCCTGGCTCTCCTATAAACTGCAGAAAGCCATAGACAGGGCGCTGTTTGAAGTGGGCTCACAGAATGGAGAAATCCGAACTGTCCGCCAAGTGACGGAGAAAGATTTGCTCAAACAAAGACTGACTGTGATCGTGGAGGACAACGGGCAGCCCTCTCGTTCAGCTACAGTCATTGTGAACGTGGCGGTGGCGGACAGCTTCCCTGAAGTGCTGTCGGAGTTCACTGACTTTCCACACGACAAGGATTACAATGACAATCTGACTTTTTACTTAGTGCTGGCTCTGGCTGTGGTTTCTTTCCTCTTCATCACGTGTTTAGTGGTCATCATCTCCGTCAAAATCTACAGATGGAGACAGTCTCGCATCCTGTACCACTCCAGCCTCCCAGTGATTCCATATTATCCTCCACGTTACTCAGACACTTTGGGCACAGGGACTCTGCCACACACGTACAATTACGAGGTGTGCAGGACCACTGACTCCAGAAAGAGTGACTGTAAGTTCGGCAGAGCTGGGAGTCAGAACGTGCTGATAATGGACCCCAGTTCTACAGGAACCATGCAGAGGCTGCAGAGTGAGAAGAGCATCCTGGATGAACCAGATTCTCCTCTGGAGGTCAGTTGTTTTGTGCcaaattttgaaatgatttaa